One Nostoc sp. UHCC 0302 DNA window includes the following coding sequences:
- the budA gene encoding acetolactate decarboxylase: MQLKHYFWIAVLPITVLSVVLPGKTQQNKPANILFQTSTISALAAGVYDGKITFKELKKRGDFGIGTVNTLDGEMIGLNGTFYQIKSNGVASVIPDSMTSPFATVTFFKPEKLINIQEKINYQQFQQSLDKGFPTKNYIYAIRIQGNFPYLKVRSVPKQTPPYRPLVEAVKAQSVFELRNINGTIIGFRTPSYMQGVNVNGYHLHFITTDRKTGGHILDGELQNAKVEVSAISNIEINLPKTAEFGQADLGDGRAAEVDRIER, encoded by the coding sequence ATGCAACTCAAGCATTATTTCTGGATTGCTGTTTTACCCATAACTGTATTGAGTGTAGTTCTTCCTGGAAAAACACAGCAAAATAAACCCGCAAATATCTTATTTCAAACATCTACGATTAGCGCTCTTGCAGCAGGTGTTTATGACGGCAAGATTACTTTTAAAGAATTAAAAAAACGTGGTGATTTTGGGATTGGAACAGTCAACACTTTGGATGGTGAAATGATTGGATTAAATGGCACATTTTACCAAATTAAATCTAATGGAGTTGCCTCCGTCATTCCAGATTCTATGACTAGCCCTTTTGCCACAGTTACATTTTTTAAACCTGAGAAATTAATCAATATCCAAGAAAAAATAAATTATCAGCAATTTCAGCAATCTTTAGATAAGGGCTTCCCAACGAAAAATTATATTTATGCTATTCGGATTCAAGGTAATTTTCCTTATCTCAAAGTTAGGAGTGTTCCCAAACAAACCCCGCCCTATCGTCCTTTAGTAGAGGCAGTGAAAGCACAATCAGTTTTTGAATTAAGAAATATTAATGGGACTATAATCGGTTTTCGGACACCATCCTATATGCAAGGAGTAAATGTTAATGGCTATCATCTGCATTTCATAACTACAGATCGTAAGACAGGAGGACATATTTTAGACGGAGAATTACAAAATGCTAAAGTAGAAGTTAGCGCCATATCAAATATCGAGATAAATTTGCCCAAAACGGCTGAATTTGGGCAAGCTGACTTAGGAGATGGTAGAGCTGCTGAAGTCGACAGAATTGAACGCTAA
- a CDS encoding zinc-binding dehydrogenase, whose product MSKIRAVIVDPNVPGRLALSEVAAPKPAPDEALVRVAAISLNRGEVKRSTTAEAGWQSGWDLAGVVEAPAADGSGPPQGARVVGLLRAGAWAEQVAVPSNALAEVPASVSFAQAATLPVAGLTAYHALIKGGSLLGRSVLITGASGGVGYFAIQLARLSGAQVTAYIRQATYENFVKEAGAQTVVIGEDLSAASEYGPYHLIVESVGGKTLGVALGLLAQDGKTVLYGVSGGAEVTFNAAQFFGTGSVSLYGLRLFDELRFESAAVGLKRLLNLVEAGQLHPHIDLEASWTQIADVAQQLLDRRFPGKAVLQVSN is encoded by the coding sequence ATGAGCAAAATCCGCGCTGTGATTGTTGATCCTAATGTGCCAGGGCGTTTGGCACTGAGTGAGGTGGCTGCACCAAAGCCTGCTCCAGATGAGGCACTAGTCAGAGTAGCGGCAATTTCCCTCAATCGGGGAGAGGTAAAACGTTCAACGACTGCTGAAGCAGGTTGGCAATCAGGTTGGGATTTAGCCGGTGTAGTCGAAGCCCCAGCTGCCGATGGCTCAGGCCCTCCCCAAGGAGCGCGTGTAGTGGGTTTACTCCGCGCTGGTGCTTGGGCAGAACAGGTAGCTGTTCCCAGCAATGCTTTAGCAGAAGTGCCAGCATCTGTATCCTTTGCCCAAGCTGCGACGCTACCTGTAGCGGGACTAACTGCTTATCATGCGTTGATTAAAGGCGGTTCACTATTAGGTCGCTCTGTTCTGATTACAGGTGCATCAGGGGGCGTTGGTTACTTCGCTATCCAATTAGCGCGGCTATCAGGAGCGCAGGTTACAGCATACATTCGCCAAGCTACCTATGAGAATTTTGTTAAAGAAGCAGGAGCGCAAACGGTAGTAATTGGTGAAGACCTCTCCGCAGCAAGTGAGTATGGCCCCTACCATCTGATTGTGGAGTCAGTGGGCGGCAAAACACTGGGAGTAGCCCTCGGTTTATTGGCACAAGATGGCAAAACTGTGCTGTATGGAGTCTCTGGGGGAGCAGAAGTGACCTTTAACGCTGCCCAATTCTTTGGAACTGGTAGCGTGAGCTTGTACGGTTTACGTCTGTTTGATGAATTGAGATTTGAATCAGCAGCAGTTGGTCTCAAAAGGCTTTTGAACCTAGTAGAAGCAGGCCAATTGCATCCGCACATAGATTTAGAAGCTTCTTGGACACAAATAGCTGATGTAGCGCAACAACTACTCGACAGGCGCTTTCCTGGCAAGGCTGTATTGCAAGTATCAAATTGA
- a CDS encoding deaminase, whose product MDEIFMFAALAQSKKALPECLPNPPVGCVIVNAEEIVAQGYTRAPGKNHAEADALNQIQGKAFNFLKMYVTLEPCSFQGRTPSCAIAIAKDPRIDEIYVSILDPDPRNNGRGLDILRDAGKIVHVGLCANEVNAFLNQYLLKN is encoded by the coding sequence ATGGATGAAATATTTATGTTTGCGGCTTTAGCTCAAAGTAAAAAAGCTTTGCCGGAATGTTTGCCAAATCCACCAGTAGGCTGTGTAATTGTAAATGCCGAAGAGATAGTAGCACAAGGATACACACGCGCACCAGGAAAAAATCATGCTGAAGCTGATGCGCTGAATCAGATTCAAGGCAAAGCTTTCAACTTTTTGAAAATGTACGTCACTCTTGAACCTTGTTCTTTTCAGGGGCGCACACCCTCATGTGCAATAGCGATCGCCAAAGATCCTCGCATAGATGAGATATATGTATCCATACTTGATCCAGATCCCCGCAATAATGGTCGGGGATTAGACATTCTTAGAGATGCAGGCAAGATAGTTCATGTTGGATTATGCGCCAATGAAGTGAATGCCTTCCTCAACCAATATCTATTAAAGAATTAG
- a CDS encoding amidase, translated as MSDITNFSASNLVSLYQNHKLSPVEVTKTVLERIAAYNSQVNAFVIVGEENALAEARASEERWLKGEPLGLVDGVPITVKDLLLTKGLPTLRGSKAITPNQPWEEDAPAVARLREQGAVLLGKTTTSEFGWKGVTDSSLTGITRNPWNLELTPGGSSGGAAVAAALGLGTLHLGTDGGGSSRTPAAFTGVFGFKPTFGRVAGYPAAHTGTLFHPGVLVRTVADAALTLNAIARPDVRDWYALPDDGQDYVKELNHGVAGLRIAYSSTLGYADVEPEVAALVKTAVDVLAKLGAVVEEVDPGFESPYNILRTFWRAGAAKLLRSFTPEQRAVIEEGLQATAKEGDRISLADYQSANDAREALGRHMQRFHQTYDLLITPTLPITAFGVGQTSPQSSIYPQGRNWSPFTYPFNLTQQPAASVPCGFTKDGLPVGMQIVGAKYKDLLVLQTARAYETVAPFIMPSK; from the coding sequence ATGTCAGATATCACTAATTTCTCTGCTAGTAACCTTGTATCCCTCTATCAAAATCATAAGCTGTCACCAGTTGAAGTAACTAAAACAGTTTTAGAGCGAATTGCTGCTTACAATAGCCAAGTCAACGCTTTTGTAATTGTTGGCGAAGAAAATGCACTTGCGGAGGCTCGTGCTTCTGAGGAACGTTGGCTCAAAGGTGAACCGCTTGGTTTAGTTGATGGTGTGCCAATAACTGTTAAAGATTTACTCTTAACTAAAGGTTTGCCAACTCTACGAGGGAGTAAGGCAATAACACCTAATCAACCTTGGGAAGAAGATGCGCCAGCGGTGGCGCGTTTGCGTGAACAAGGTGCAGTTTTGTTGGGCAAAACCACAACATCTGAATTTGGCTGGAAGGGTGTGACTGATTCTTCTTTGACGGGTATCACGCGCAATCCTTGGAATCTCGAACTTACACCCGGCGGTAGTAGTGGCGGTGCAGCTGTTGCAGCAGCATTGGGCTTAGGAACACTCCACCTTGGTACTGATGGCGGTGGCTCATCTAGAACTCCTGCTGCATTCACAGGTGTCTTTGGTTTCAAACCTACTTTTGGCCGTGTTGCTGGTTATCCAGCAGCACACACTGGTACTTTGTTTCATCCTGGTGTTTTGGTTCGCACAGTTGCAGATGCAGCATTGACACTAAATGCGATCGCTCGTCCTGATGTGCGCGATTGGTATGCTTTACCTGATGATGGACAAGATTATGTCAAAGAATTAAATCACGGTGTAGCAGGTTTGCGAATTGCTTACAGCTCCACGTTAGGTTATGCCGATGTTGAGCCGGAAGTAGCTGCATTAGTCAAAACCGCAGTTGATGTTTTGGCTAAACTAGGCGCTGTTGTTGAAGAAGTTGATCCGGGTTTTGAGAGTCCTTACAACATATTGCGAACCTTTTGGCGAGCTGGTGCTGCAAAATTGCTGCGCTCATTTACTCCTGAGCAACGAGCTGTAATTGAAGAAGGTTTGCAAGCAACTGCAAAAGAAGGCGATCGCATTAGTTTAGCAGATTACCAGAGTGCCAACGACGCGCGTGAAGCCCTTGGTCGGCATATGCAACGGTTTCACCAGACTTACGATTTGCTGATTACTCCTACTTTACCAATTACAGCTTTTGGGGTTGGTCAAACATCACCACAATCATCTATTTACCCTCAAGGACGCAACTGGAGTCCTTTTACTTATCCTTTCAATCTCACACAGCAACCTGCCGCATCAGTACCTTGTGGCTTTACTAAAGATGGCTTACCTGTAGGAATGCAAATTGTGGGTGCAAAATACAAAGATTTATTAGTTTTGCAAACAGCAAGAGCTTATGAAACCGTCGCGCCTTTTATCATGCCATCTAAGTAA
- a CDS encoding VOC family protein codes for MPLPETIAKETDIRPPIAIGHVRLNVSHVPEASEFFVKLGLRQIVQSEQLAVLELRGGTHLVLRTTSEAITPGTNAPFDLMVDDVFATRDTFKEWGLTVSEIEIGKIHSSFTLTGPDSYLLTVTSSHTGGRAV; via the coding sequence ATGCCATTACCAGAAACTATTGCAAAAGAAACTGATATCCGTCCCCCTATAGCGATTGGTCATGTGAGATTAAATGTCAGTCATGTACCAGAAGCTAGCGAATTTTTCGTCAAGCTAGGGCTGCGGCAGATTGTTCAATCAGAACAATTAGCTGTTTTAGAATTACGGGGAGGTACGCACTTAGTTTTGAGAACGACATCTGAAGCGATCACTCCTGGAACAAACGCACCATTTGATTTGATGGTGGACGATGTTTTTGCCACTAGAGATACTTTTAAAGAATGGGGACTGACAGTTTCTGAGATTGAAATAGGCAAAATCCACAGTTCATTTACCTTAACTGGGCCAGATAGCTATCTACTCACTGTGACTTCCTCGCATACTGGGGGAAGAGCTGTTTAA
- a CDS encoding glutathione S-transferase family protein: MPIQNIVSSWEELYEIAQKNTPARRVRRPGQSPSTAPIPSSLHKLSPDTEPPVLLYRDTNSWCPFCERVWFALEEKEIPFATEFIDLSNKPKWYTDLVPTTLVPAAKIEGELVYESKDILLALEERFGASLLPEELEEKAVAKQWLEDAETNGFRDIAYKFLRQPPEDANELANLQAAFEGKLDELEQTLGKYPGPYFLSTFSLVDITHSPHLDRLAANLPVYRGYHIKGNPKYPRINAWFEALNQRPAYHRVKSDDVTNNLLLRRRWGVTPIGNPLPPDPALSQEIQFRAEAAERLTDNREVAIGDILKNSGVQALAVDGDISTVKEAVDFHLRLLADYLINGNGAALPWGRVGGKDNADPIASAVGAITLAYVRNRICAPRDMSAGAATAFRAAADKVLISIY; this comes from the coding sequence ATGCCAATTCAAAACATAGTATCTAGTTGGGAAGAACTCTACGAGATTGCTCAAAAAAATACCCCTGCTCGACGGGTGCGTAGACCAGGACAGTCTCCTTCAACTGCTCCTATTCCCAGTAGTCTGCATAAACTATCTCCAGATACAGAACCGCCAGTATTGCTCTATCGTGATACAAACTCTTGGTGTCCTTTTTGCGAAAGAGTTTGGTTTGCCCTCGAAGAAAAGGAAATTCCGTTTGCGACGGAGTTTATTGATTTGAGTAACAAACCTAAATGGTATACCGATTTAGTGCCTACAACTCTTGTCCCCGCTGCGAAAATTGAGGGAGAGTTAGTTTATGAATCTAAAGACATTCTCTTAGCTTTAGAAGAAAGATTTGGGGCAAGTTTGCTTCCTGAAGAGCTAGAGGAAAAAGCTGTAGCGAAGCAGTGGCTTGAAGATGCTGAAACTAATGGTTTTAGGGATATTGCCTACAAATTTCTCCGGCAACCCCCTGAAGATGCTAATGAATTAGCAAACTTACAGGCAGCTTTTGAAGGTAAATTAGACGAATTAGAGCAAACTTTAGGGAAGTATCCTGGGCCTTACTTTTTATCAACCTTTAGCCTTGTAGACATTACGCATAGTCCCCATCTAGACCGATTAGCGGCTAACTTACCCGTTTATCGTGGCTATCACATCAAAGGAAATCCAAAGTATCCTCGCATCAATGCGTGGTTTGAAGCACTCAACCAGCGTCCCGCCTATCACCGTGTTAAATCTGATGATGTAACCAATAATTTGCTCTTACGTCGCCGATGGGGTGTAACACCGATTGGCAATCCCTTACCCCCCGACCCAGCACTTAGCCAAGAAATCCAATTTCGGGCAGAGGCTGCTGAGAGACTAACTGATAACCGGGAAGTTGCTATAGGAGATATTCTGAAAAACTCTGGTGTGCAAGCATTAGCGGTAGATGGTGATATTTCAACTGTGAAAGAAGCAGTTGATTTTCATCTCCGCTTGCTAGCTGACTATCTCATCAATGGCAATGGTGCAGCATTACCGTGGGGACGCGTAGGTGGTAAGGACAATGCTGATCCGATCGCCTCTGCTGTCGGAGCCATCACACTCGCTTATGTCAGGAATCGCATCTGTGCGCCACGCGATATGAGCGCTGGTGCTGCAACTGCATTCCGGGCAGCAGCAGATAAAGTGTTGATATCTATTTATTAG